The following are encoded together in the Natronolimnobius sp. AArcel1 genome:
- a CDS encoding YihY/virulence factor BrkB family protein has protein sequence MGTTAGDAVSFGKSIVAGIQAKKVPFMAASLAYQAFISLLPLLVLLFFVVTILGDEQFASQTTAATEGFLPESGQLLIEEAITDSPATAGSTLIGLVILLWGSLKIFRGLDTAFSEIYESGDKGSFVSQLQDALLVLGTIGGALIAAVVASLVLAFFPDIPFIGIVQPLFLVVILSVAFFPMYYFFPDVSVAKREVIPGVLVAAIGWTILQSLFSVYVSFAGDSEAAGPLGAILLLLTWLYFGSMILLVGGVINAVGAGRIEVTTDEEDDLPGIPDSDRPAFVDRERRTHERLERSLESVTRERDLLKNDLRTQRQRRYQLEDRLTELEAERESLEHDRDRLEAKNVRLRQRLDVAEDTSGWRWFARQALAHVRTIRIGTSSQD, from the coding sequence ATGGGCACTACCGCCGGAGACGCCGTCTCGTTTGGAAAATCAATCGTTGCGGGTATTCAAGCGAAGAAAGTGCCGTTTATGGCTGCAAGTCTCGCGTATCAGGCGTTTATTTCGCTGTTACCATTGCTCGTCTTGCTCTTTTTTGTCGTGACGATTCTCGGCGACGAGCAGTTTGCATCCCAGACCACCGCAGCGACGGAAGGGTTCTTGCCCGAAAGCGGGCAGTTGCTAATCGAAGAGGCAATCACAGACTCGCCCGCGACCGCGGGGTCGACGCTCATCGGTCTCGTTATCCTACTGTGGGGGTCGCTGAAAATATTCCGTGGCCTCGACACGGCGTTTTCGGAAATCTACGAGTCTGGAGACAAAGGCTCGTTCGTCTCACAGCTCCAGGACGCACTGCTCGTGCTCGGAACGATTGGCGGTGCCCTGATCGCCGCTGTCGTTGCGAGTCTCGTGCTCGCGTTCTTCCCGGACATTCCGTTTATTGGTATTGTGCAGCCGCTCTTTCTCGTCGTAATTCTCTCAGTTGCTTTCTTCCCGATGTACTACTTCTTTCCCGACGTTAGCGTTGCCAAACGCGAAGTCATCCCCGGCGTTCTCGTCGCCGCCATCGGCTGGACGATACTGCAGTCGCTCTTTAGCGTCTACGTCTCGTTTGCCGGCGATTCCGAGGCCGCCGGCCCACTTGGTGCGATTTTGCTCTTGCTCACGTGGCTGTACTTCGGGTCAATGATCCTGCTCGTCGGCGGTGTCATCAACGCCGTCGGCGCAGGTCGCATCGAGGTGACAACCGACGAAGAAGACGACCTCCCCGGCATTCCCGACTCGGACCGGCCAGCCTTCGTCGATCGCGAGCGCCGGACACACGAACGCCTCGAGCGCTCACTCGAGTCTGTAACGCGCGAGCGTGACCTGCTCAAAAACGACTTGCGCACACAGCGCCAACGGCGCTATCAGCTTGAGGATCGACTTACCGAACTCGAGGCTGAACGCGAGTCCCTCGAGCACGACCGTGATCGACTCGAGGCGAAGAACGTTCGACTCCGGCAGCGACTCGATGTCGCCGAGGACACCTCGGGCTGGCGGTGGTTTGCTCGGCAGGCACTCGCCCATGTTCGGACGATTCGTATCGGGACGAGTAGTCAGGACTGA
- a CDS encoding metal ABC transporter solute-binding protein, Zn/Mn family, with translation MNRTRRSVLRSSASVGAGAVALGGLAGCLSEPDTESNPDGGYAAFFALWDWAEQVSGDQMDFENPVDTGEMGHGWDPQSDLIADIAGTEVFVYLDTPEFAWAQDLAGDLENDYDHITLIDAMEGLGSELLPAAGDDHDHDHNGDGDHEEADEYDDDPTAVSITTFDLFDRQTGSQGAYWHNDHWHQGLPDVPVDSYAAVDAVVEDDDGRVLPLGEDEPFSLDARIVDGASEDVAEIESHGDYIEFHGLETGRTRVIFELVADDEVVWDSSDDTLTLEVVEELEDDAVPEFYDPHVWTDPVLAQEMIETIADGLADLDPDNAEAYHDNAADYNNRLEEVHEQFQTLSEEADRDIAVLAGHDSFQYIEDRYGFEIHTPAPISPDAELTPGDLGDTIELIDEYDIETILYDPFDANEGEMPREAEHLLENSQATEAVPISPAEGTMSEWNENDWGWLEQMEELNIPALQDALGAE, from the coding sequence ATGAACCGAACACGCCGTTCAGTACTGCGCTCGAGTGCGAGCGTCGGTGCGGGTGCCGTTGCACTTGGTGGGCTTGCGGGGTGTTTGAGCGAGCCCGACACTGAAAGCAATCCTGACGGCGGCTACGCAGCATTTTTTGCGCTGTGGGATTGGGCTGAACAGGTTTCTGGTGACCAGATGGACTTTGAGAATCCTGTAGACACAGGCGAGATGGGGCACGGCTGGGATCCACAGAGTGACCTCATCGCGGATATCGCCGGAACAGAGGTGTTTGTCTATCTCGACACGCCCGAGTTCGCCTGGGCACAGGACTTAGCTGGTGACCTCGAGAACGATTACGATCATATCACGCTCATCGACGCGATGGAGGGTCTCGGCTCGGAGTTGCTCCCTGCGGCTGGCGATGACCACGACCACGATCACAACGGCGACGGTGACCACGAAGAAGCGGACGAGTACGACGACGATCCAACAGCGGTTTCGATCACGACGTTCGACCTTTTCGATCGCCAGACGGGTTCCCAGGGTGCCTACTGGCACAATGACCACTGGCATCAGGGACTGCCTGACGTCCCAGTCGACAGCTACGCTGCCGTCGATGCCGTTGTCGAAGACGACGATGGGCGCGTCCTTCCACTCGGCGAGGACGAACCGTTTTCACTCGACGCTCGCATCGTCGACGGTGCAAGCGAAGATGTCGCCGAGATCGAATCACACGGCGACTATATCGAGTTCCACGGCCTCGAGACGGGACGAACCCGCGTCATCTTCGAACTCGTTGCCGACGACGAGGTTGTCTGGGACAGCAGCGACGATACGCTCACACTCGAGGTTGTCGAGGAACTCGAGGATGATGCGGTACCGGAGTTTTACGATCCACACGTCTGGACGGATCCAGTACTCGCTCAGGAAATGATCGAGACAATTGCGGATGGACTTGCCGACCTCGACCCGGATAATGCAGAGGCGTATCACGACAACGCCGCAGACTACAACAACCGCCTCGAGGAGGTTCACGAGCAGTTCCAGACACTTTCTGAGGAAGCCGATCGCGATATTGCCGTCCTCGCGGGTCACGACTCCTTCCAGTATATTGAGGACCGATACGGCTTTGAGATTCACACGCCAGCACCGATCTCTCCCGATGCAGAGTTGACGCCAGGTGATCTTGGGGACACGATCGAACTCATCGACGAGTACGACATCGAGACGATTCTGTACGACCCCTTCGATGCAAACGAGGGTGAAATGCCCCGCGAAGCCGAGCACTTACTCGAGAACAGTCAGGCAACGGAGGCCGTCCCAATCAGTCCTGCCGAGGGGACGATGTCGGAGTGGAACGAAAACGACTGGGGATGGCTCGAGCAGATGGAAGAGCTAAACATACCTGCACTGCAGGATGCACTCGGAGCGGAGTAG
- a CDS encoding metal ABC transporter ATP-binding protein: protein MSSAVDIRNVSFAYGDQTALEDVTLTVESGDFLGLIGPNGSGKTTLLHIMLGLLSPDSGAVELFGQDVDSFEQGERIGYVSQKATDRGGTMPVTVRECVRMGRFAHVGHGRLSDEDRDIADDALETVDIMDLADQQMNQLSGGQRQRAYIARALASEADLLALDEPTVGVDAESRDAFYQLLESLNESGITIILIEHDIGVVTDRADRIACINTQLYHHGDTESFVESDALSEAYGATGTVVHHHH, encoded by the coding sequence GTGAGTTCAGCCGTCGATATTCGGAACGTTTCGTTTGCCTACGGTGACCAGACTGCACTCGAGGATGTCACCCTGACTGTCGAGTCCGGAGATTTCCTCGGGTTGATCGGCCCAAACGGGTCGGGAAAGACCACTCTTCTTCATATTATGCTCGGGCTGCTCAGCCCGGATAGTGGGGCCGTTGAGTTGTTCGGGCAGGATGTCGATTCGTTCGAACAGGGTGAACGCATTGGCTACGTGTCGCAGAAAGCGACAGATCGTGGCGGAACGATGCCGGTAACTGTCCGCGAGTGTGTTCGCATGGGTCGATTCGCCCACGTCGGTCATGGCCGACTCAGTGACGAAGACCGAGACATTGCGGATGACGCCCTCGAGACGGTCGACATTATGGACCTTGCAGACCAGCAGATGAACCAGCTTTCGGGTGGCCAACGCCAGCGAGCCTACATCGCACGGGCGCTTGCCTCCGAAGCCGACCTGCTTGCACTGGACGAGCCGACAGTTGGCGTCGACGCGGAATCGCGCGATGCATTTTACCAGTTACTCGAGTCGTTGAATGAGTCCGGAATCACGATCATCCTGATCGAACACGATATTGGCGTCGTCACGGATCGGGCGGATCGAATCGCCTGCATCAATACGCAACTGTATCACCACGGCGACACGGAGTCGTTCGTCGAAAGCGATGCGCTGAGTGAAGCCTACGGGGCGACAGGCACAGTCGTCCACCATCACCACTGA
- a CDS encoding metal ABC transporter permease, with protein MAHDASDTQAMEANPTSLRYRLESVALGLVGLLAVAMLVFIALDWLRHLNADAAVLFDQFLVAGMWFDYYAGTNVFQHAFMWRMIATGVLVGIVAPLIGTYLVHRQMALIGETLAHTAFAGVAIGFLVIAVTGWEGSLLLVALIVSILGALGVQWLTEHTNTFGDVPIAIMLTGSFAVGTLLISWGRGTMSVAIDIEGWLFGSLSVIPSGGARMMAVLTVSVVAVIALTYKQLLFITFDEQAARVAQLNVTAYNTLLVVMTAVVVVGAMQILGVILVAGMLVIPVAAASQIAHSFRETLFLSVLFGQFAVLGGFAFALSQSLPPGGSIIVVAIGCYLATIALSDRSGVALSMH; from the coding sequence ATGGCACACGACGCCTCGGATACACAGGCGATGGAAGCCAATCCAACCAGCCTTCGCTACCGCCTCGAGTCCGTTGCTCTCGGACTCGTTGGGTTACTCGCGGTGGCGATGCTCGTCTTTATTGCACTCGATTGGCTGCGCCATCTCAACGCGGACGCAGCGGTGCTGTTCGATCAGTTCCTGGTCGCTGGCATGTGGTTTGACTACTACGCTGGGACGAACGTCTTCCAGCATGCCTTTATGTGGCGGATGATCGCAACAGGCGTCCTCGTGGGAATCGTTGCGCCGCTTATCGGAACCTATCTCGTTCATCGGCAGATGGCGCTGATCGGCGAGACACTCGCACATACTGCCTTTGCCGGCGTTGCCATCGGATTTCTCGTCATCGCGGTGACTGGCTGGGAGGGGTCGCTCTTGCTCGTTGCACTCATCGTCAGCATACTCGGTGCACTTGGCGTCCAGTGGCTAACTGAACATACCAACACGTTCGGCGACGTGCCCATTGCGATTATGCTCACCGGGAGTTTCGCCGTCGGGACGCTACTGATTAGCTGGGGCCGCGGAACGATGTCTGTCGCCATTGATATCGAAGGGTGGCTCTTTGGCAGTCTCTCGGTGATTCCCTCTGGCGGCGCACGCATGATGGCCGTCCTCACTGTCTCCGTCGTCGCCGTGATTGCACTCACCTACAAGCAACTACTGTTTATCACGTTTGACGAGCAGGCCGCTCGAGTCGCCCAACTCAACGTCACGGCGTACAACACCCTGTTGGTCGTGATGACTGCCGTCGTCGTCGTTGGCGCAATGCAGATTCTCGGCGTCATCCTCGTTGCTGGCATGCTTGTCATCCCCGTCGCTGCCGCCTCACAGATCGCTCACAGCTTCCGTGAGACGCTCTTTCTCTCCGTTTTGTTCGGCCAGTTTGCCGTACTTGGCGGGTTCGCGTTCGCGCTAAGTCAAAGCCTCCCTCCAGGTGGGTCGATTATCGTCGTCGCGATTGGCTGTTATCTCGCGACTATTGCCCTCTCCGATCGGTCCGGTGTTGCTCTGTCGATGCACTAA
- a CDS encoding helix-turn-helix domain-containing protein produces MAIEASFTAEEGEFPLAEVFSKFPAARIELDRVVPTNDALIPYFWLHDVDAASIDLEGLEHPGINDLQIIDDLETEVFVRIDWDFEYESVLTAILETNVTLLSAVGKQDKWTFEIRGMEQEAVSNFQSYCLDFDIPIELVQLHALSPMHSENEYDLTDTQRETLVLAYTLGYYDSPRTATQDDLADELEITRQAVASRLQRGTRRLIASTLVGATE; encoded by the coding sequence ATGGCCATTGAAGCGTCGTTTACTGCCGAAGAAGGGGAGTTTCCACTCGCCGAAGTGTTTTCGAAGTTCCCCGCTGCCCGGATCGAACTCGATCGGGTCGTCCCGACCAACGACGCGTTGATTCCGTACTTCTGGCTGCACGACGTCGATGCGGCATCGATCGATCTCGAGGGCCTCGAGCATCCCGGTATCAATGACCTCCAGATTATCGACGACCTCGAGACGGAGGTGTTTGTCCGAATCGACTGGGATTTCGAGTACGAGAGCGTTCTGACTGCGATTCTCGAGACCAACGTGACGTTGCTATCTGCAGTGGGAAAACAGGATAAGTGGACGTTTGAGATTCGCGGGATGGAACAGGAGGCTGTCTCGAATTTTCAGTCCTACTGCCTAGATTTTGACATTCCGATTGAACTCGTCCAGTTACACGCGCTGTCACCGATGCACTCAGAGAACGAATACGATTTGACAGATACACAACGGGAAACGCTCGTGCTTGCGTATACGCTCGGCTATTACGACTCGCCACGAACGGCGACCCAGGATGACCTCGCTGATGAACTCGAGATTACGCGACAAGCGGTCGCCTCACGTCTCCAACGAGGCACTCGACGTCTGATCGCGAGCACGCTCGTTGGTGCCACGGAATGA
- a CDS encoding acetate--CoA ligase family protein — translation MGRLATLFDPETVGVVGATDREGAVGRAILENLQSAYEGEIVPVNPSREEVLGLECYEDVQSAPPIELGVVVVPPPIVLEAVRELGEAGTENVVVITAGFAETGGEGATRERELREIATEYDLNVVGPNSLGVMSTPIGMNATFGPENAREGSISFMSQSGAFITAVLDWANEQGIGFKDVVSLGNKSVLDETDFIEEWGEDPDTDVIIGYLEDIDNGEQFVQTAREVTDETPIVLVKSGRTDAGAQAASSHTGAIAGSERAYEAGLEQAGVIRAESVQELFDYARALSGLPHPDGDGVAVVTNAGGPGVLTTDAVGDSSLEMATFSTETIDKLGNAMPDEANIYNPIDAIGDADTERFGEALEIALEDPNVGSAVVVAAPTAVLAYDNLAETVIEKREAYDKPVVTCLMGGERARAADEVLREFGIPNYFDPSRAIAGLDGLTRYRDVREQVRDEPDAFDVDRERAREIIARATDRDDNRLGVESMDLLEAYGIPTPTGEIVDDPARAREVAESIEGDVVMKIVSPDISHKSDIGGVKVGVSDDDVYDAYEDVVSRARNYQPGATIIGVQVQEMLDLEASTETIVGMNRDPQFGPLLLFGLGGIFVEILEDTSVRVAPIGEDEARAMVDEIQAAPLLRGARGREPADVDAVVETIQRLSQLVTDFPSILELDVNPLVAGPEGVQAIDLRLTVDTEAFTDD, via the coding sequence ATGGGACGGCTAGCTACACTGTTCGATCCCGAGACTGTCGGCGTGGTCGGTGCAACCGACCGCGAGGGGGCAGTCGGCCGGGCGATTCTCGAGAACCTTCAATCGGCGTACGAAGGTGAGATCGTCCCGGTCAACCCCTCACGCGAGGAGGTTCTCGGGCTCGAATGCTACGAAGATGTGCAGAGTGCGCCGCCGATAGAGCTGGGTGTCGTCGTCGTTCCCCCACCAATCGTTCTCGAGGCGGTCCGAGAACTCGGCGAGGCGGGGACGGAAAACGTCGTCGTCATCACAGCCGGCTTCGCAGAGACCGGCGGCGAGGGAGCAACACGCGAGCGAGAACTCCGAGAAATTGCCACCGAATACGACCTGAACGTCGTCGGCCCGAACAGTCTCGGTGTCATGTCGACACCGATCGGCATGAACGCCACGTTCGGACCCGAGAACGCCCGCGAAGGCTCGATATCGTTTATGAGCCAGTCGGGCGCGTTCATTACCGCAGTCCTTGACTGGGCGAACGAACAGGGAATCGGCTTCAAAGACGTCGTCTCACTTGGGAACAAATCCGTTCTCGACGAAACGGACTTCATCGAGGAGTGGGGCGAAGATCCTGATACAGACGTTATCATCGGCTATCTCGAGGATATCGACAACGGGGAACAGTTCGTCCAGACGGCGCGTGAAGTAACTGACGAGACGCCAATCGTCCTCGTAAAATCCGGCCGAACTGACGCGGGTGCACAGGCAGCATCCTCGCACACGGGAGCCATCGCGGGCAGCGAACGCGCCTACGAGGCCGGTCTCGAGCAGGCAGGCGTAATCCGCGCCGAGTCCGTTCAGGAACTGTTCGACTACGCGCGGGCGCTGTCTGGACTCCCCCACCCCGACGGCGATGGCGTCGCAGTCGTGACGAACGCGGGTGGCCCGGGCGTCCTCACAACCGACGCAGTCGGCGACTCGAGCCTCGAGATGGCTACGTTCAGCACCGAAACGATCGACAAACTCGGCAATGCGATGCCCGATGAGGCGAACATCTACAATCCGATCGATGCGATCGGTGACGCCGATACCGAGCGCTTCGGCGAGGCACTCGAGATTGCACTCGAGGACCCGAACGTCGGCAGCGCCGTCGTCGTCGCCGCGCCGACAGCCGTCCTCGCCTACGACAACCTTGCTGAGACGGTCATCGAGAAACGCGAAGCCTACGATAAGCCGGTCGTGACCTGCCTGATGGGCGGCGAGCGCGCCCGTGCAGCCGACGAGGTGCTTCGCGAGTTTGGCATCCCGAACTACTTCGACCCGTCACGGGCGATTGCGGGTCTCGACGGCCTGACACGCTATCGTGACGTTCGCGAGCAGGTCCGAGACGAACCCGACGCGTTCGATGTCGACCGCGAGCGCGCCCGCGAGATCATCGCACGGGCAACCGACCGCGACGATAACCGGCTCGGCGTCGAATCGATGGATCTGCTCGAGGCCTACGGGATCCCCACACCAACGGGCGAAATCGTCGACGATCCAGCGCGGGCACGCGAGGTCGCCGAGTCCATCGAGGGCGACGTTGTGATGAAGATCGTCAGCCCGGATATCTCACATAAGTCCGATATCGGCGGCGTAAAAGTCGGCGTCAGCGACGACGATGTCTACGACGCCTACGAAGATGTCGTCTCGCGGGCGCGTAACTACCAGCCCGGTGCGACCATCATCGGCGTCCAGGTTCAGGAGATGCTCGACCTCGAGGCCTCGACTGAGACCATCGTCGGGATGAACCGCGACCCGCAGTTTGGCCCACTGCTGTTGTTCGGCCTCGGCGGCATCTTCGTCGAAATTCTCGAGGATACGTCCGTCAGGGTCGCCCCAATCGGCGAGGACGAAGCCCGCGCGATGGTCGACGAGATTCAGGCTGCACCGCTGTTGCGCGGCGCGCGTGGCCGCGAACCGGCCGACGTCGACGCGGTTGTCGAGACCATCCAGCGACTCTCACAACTCGTGACGGACTTCCCGTCGATCCTCGAGTTGGACGTGAACCCGCTCGTGGCTGGCCCCGAAGGCGTACAGGCGATTGATCTGCGACTGACCGTCGATACGGAGGCGTTCACCGATGACTGA
- a CDS encoding phosphotransacetylase family protein, with product MTDTDTDTDTEPDQQTEPTRKRDSSTGDTDTILVSSLAESVGKTAITLALAELAREDGDSVGYMKPKGTRLQSNVGKTVDEDPMLARDLLDLEAEMHDLEPVVYSPTFIEQAIRGREDPAELRERITEAFDDLAADHDRMFVEGGGEYAVGGIVDLTDVDVADLLEARVILVAPYEQPGDIDDVLAAADAFGEHFAGVVFNNVPDAAYDQLETDVVPFLEGRGVSVYGVLPSERTLAGVTVAELADELGASVLVDEGEDGYVERFAVGAMGADSALRYFRRTKDAAVITGGDRAEIHTAALEAPGIRCLILTGGHRPSGAILGQAAEKGVPVLSVQTDTVTTVERAEGVVRSGRTRDAETVEQMQALLSDHAALEDVLER from the coding sequence ATGACTGATACAGACACAGACACCGACACCGAACCAGACCAACAGACCGAACCAACACGCAAGCGCGACTCGAGCACCGGCGACACTGACACCATCCTCGTCAGTTCGCTCGCCGAAAGCGTCGGCAAGACCGCGATCACGCTCGCGCTGGCCGAACTCGCCCGCGAAGACGGCGACAGCGTCGGCTACATGAAACCGAAGGGGACGCGCCTGCAGAGCAACGTCGGCAAAACCGTCGACGAGGATCCAATGCTCGCGCGCGACCTGCTCGATCTCGAGGCCGAGATGCACGACTTAGAGCCCGTGGTCTACTCGCCGACGTTCATCGAGCAAGCGATCCGCGGGCGCGAAGACCCAGCCGAGTTGCGCGAGCGCATTACGGAGGCGTTCGACGACCTCGCTGCGGACCACGACCGCATGTTCGTCGAAGGCGGCGGCGAGTACGCCGTTGGCGGCATCGTCGACCTCACTGATGTTGACGTCGCGGACCTGCTCGAGGCTCGCGTGATCCTCGTGGCTCCCTACGAACAGCCCGGCGACATCGACGACGTCCTCGCCGCAGCCGACGCCTTCGGTGAGCACTTCGCTGGCGTCGTCTTCAACAACGTCCCCGACGCGGCCTACGACCAGCTCGAGACCGACGTGGTTCCGTTCCTCGAGGGTCGTGGCGTGTCAGTCTACGGCGTCCTTCCGAGTGAACGGACGCTTGCGGGCGTCACCGTCGCCGAACTCGCGGACGAACTCGGCGCATCGGTGCTCGTCGACGAGGGCGAAGACGGCTACGTCGAGCGCTTTGCTGTCGGTGCGATGGGCGCAGACAGCGCGCTCCGATACTTCCGTCGGACGAAAGACGCGGCCGTCATCACCGGCGGCGACCGCGCCGAGATTCACACGGCCGCGCTCGAGGCCCCCGGCATTCGCTGTCTGATCCTGACCGGCGGCCACCGGCCATCCGGCGCAATACTGGGTCAGGCCGCCGAGAAGGGCGTTCCAGTGTTGTCGGTTCAGACGGATACCGTGACGACTGTCGAACGCGCCGAAGGCGTCGTCCGAAGCGGCCGCACTCGAGACGCCGAGACGGTCGAGCAGATGC